In Desulfovibrio sp., the genomic window CTACAGCGGGGACTACCGCTTTTATGCCAAGGGCACCGAGGATCAGGAATTCAATCACAATCTGAACGTCCATGCCCTGCTCGACGCCTGGAACGACTTTCTTTTTCTGGACCTGACCGACACCTACCGGCTGGTCAACGAGGACCGCACCCAGGGCGACGTGCTGGAGGATGACTCCGCGCAGGACGTGGTGCAGCAGAACACCTTCACCTTTTCCCCCTACATCACGCCGCGCTTTGGTGAGCGCGGCCAGGCCAAGATCGGCTACGCCTTCTCCAACATCTGGTACGACGAGGACGACAAGGACTTAAAGAACATCCATCGCGGCTTCGTGGACGCGGATTACGAACTGACCGACAGGGCTTCGCTCTTGTCCGGCTATTCCTACACGCAGGAATTGTCCGAAGATGAAACCCTGCACCGGCACATCGCTTATCTCGGTGGCCGCCTGGCCTATTCCGAGTCGGGCAGCGTGTTTTTGAAGGCCGGTCCGCAGCATACCCGCTACCAGGAGCGGGATTCCAGCGCCACCAGCATATACTGGGACGCGGGCCTGGACCATGATTTCGGCCCCGTGCAGCTGAACCTGACTTCCGGTGTTTCCTTTGAGGACGATCCGGACACAGGTCAGACCTATGAACGCCGTCACGGCACCCTGCGCCTGACCAAGGCCTGGGAGCGCACCACGGCCAGCGTATCCGCCAGCCTGGAGGACTACGAGGAGAATTCCGGCGTGGAAGAGGGCAACGCCGAGTCAATCCGCCGGACAGTCCTGGGGCTGAACCTGTCCCACGAATTTTCCTCCCGCCTGACCGGCACCATGGGCCTGAGCCACGACTTCGAGGACAGCGACGACAACACCAAACGCTGGCAGGCAAACCTGGGCCTCAATTACGCCCTGAGCGAAAAACTCAGCCTGAGCACCTGGTACAGGTTCAAGGATTCGCGGTCGGATGACGAGGATGAGGAGTTTCGAGTGAATCGCGTGGGCGTTCAGCTCACCTATGCCTTTTGAGGAGGACGTCTGAGAACCATTCTGGACTGCGTTGCTCCCCGATTTTGGCGGGCTTATGTAGACGGCTACACCCACAC contains:
- a CDS encoding TIGR03016 family PEP-CTERM system-associated outer membrane protein; its protein translation is MFTASQSSRSSHPPVARICLFACLLLALFWCAPFAALAEPAWKASLGVGQEYSDNTGEEKNGKDDFITSVRPSLAYSREGARLLFESAYSGDYRFYAKGTEDQEFNHNLNVHALLDAWNDFLFLDLTDTYRLVNEDRTQGDVLEDDSAQDVVQQNTFTFSPYITPRFGERGQAKIGYAFSNIWYDEDDKDLKNIHRGFVDADYELTDRASLLSGYSYTQELSEDETLHRHIAYLGGRLAYSESGSVFLKAGPQHTRYQERDSSATSIYWDAGLDHDFGPVQLNLTSGVSFEDDPDTGQTYERRHGTLRLTKAWERTTASVSASLEDYEENSGVEEGNAESIRRTVLGLNLSHEFSSRLTGTMGLSHDFEDSDDNTKRWQANLGLNYALSEKLSLSTWYRFKDSRSDDEDEEFRVNRVGVQLTYAF